From the Sinorhizobium garamanticum genome, one window contains:
- a CDS encoding DUF7673 family protein produces the protein MNLLRRRRHGCRPSGGFDLADLFTVDREIASDMATVFAYLARREIAEYPTDYRGEIEQIIERWRPGASAE, from the coding sequence ATGAACTTATTGCGTCGGCGCAGACATGGCTGCCGACCATCCGGCGGCTTTGACCTTGCCGACCTGTTTACCGTCGACAGGGAGATTGCGAGCGATATGGCGACGGTGTTTGCCTACCTCGCCCGCCGTGAAATCGCGGAATACCCGACTGACTATCGCGGCGAAATCGAGCAGATCATCGAGCGCTGGCGGCCGGGCGCCTCGGCCGAATGA